Part of the Triticum urartu cultivar G1812 chromosome 2, Tu2.1, whole genome shotgun sequence genome, TATCGAACCCTCCACGTGCGGCGACAGCATCGCCACCAGAAGACCAGCGACCATTAGAAGGAAGAAGGCCACATCCGCAACATATCCAAGCACCGCGGTGCGCGGAAGCCTAAACATGTCTGCAACCGACTCCCGCGTGAATGCTCCTGATGCGCTCTGAGGGCAGCAATTTCAACAAAACCACAGGGATGAGCATGAGTATGTATGGAATGGTTCGGAAATAGAAGGATGCAAATGAAGTGATGAACATGAACACACATGGAAAAAATTAGTAGTACCACTGATCAGGACAACCTGAACTGTATATTGAAACTTAGTTAGAACATAATGCTAACAATGGGCTCATCCACTAGCATATGTACTGCATTACTGCTGCAATTCGACCACAATAAAGATCACAGGGAGTCAATTTGCACAATAAACTACTAATACTACTCATCAGGACAACCTGAACTACGAAATTAATTACTAACATAATATATATGGCAACTTAATTAGAACATAATGATAACACTGGCCTATGTACTACTGTAATTCGACCGGAATAAAGATCACAGGGAGTCAATTTGCGCGATACCTTCTTGAATGCCGAAGTGGATCCAGATACAAGTGCAATCACGTAGGCCACGCACATCAACAAGACGAGAAGCGCGACCAGCACAAGGATACTGTAGATGAGGACCTTGAGGCCCCAGTACATGATGGCCTGCAGGAACACGAATTGGGCGGAGCTCTCGCCCCAGGCGCGGCTCGCCACGACCTGTCCAGCCGTGGCCGCGGAGATGACCCACGCGACCCCGAAGCCCAGGTAGGGGAGGGCTCCCGCCGCGACGCAGAGGGCGCGCCCCAGCGCCAGCATCGGGGCAAGGGCCAAGTGCACGAGCGCCAGCACCACGACGACGATCCTCgccggcgggggcgggggcgggggcgggagCGGCGGCGAGGGCAGCACCGCGTCGGCGACGGCCATCGATCGGTACGGGAAACCCTAGCTCCTGGAAGCTTCTCGCCGTGGGAGGAGGCGGCGAGGGGACGGGGGTTTGTGGGAAATGGGGATTAGCGAGGAACACGGGAGTGGGTTTTGCGGCAAGCTGTCCCTCTTGCCTTCCGGGTTCAGATCTGATCCACTTCCTCTCGACTAGCGCATTCGGGTTCTAACCGGGTACGTGGAAATAGTGAGTGCCCGATTCGATCCTGCACAATTACAGAATTTCATTTTTTTATAAGAACTACTGAATTTATTTTTTTGACAGAACTTCTCCTCCTTTATTCACTTAGCAAAATAGTGGCATCCTTTACAAGTAATGGATGGAAGAAGTACATCCAATGCCGAATTCATTCAGATAGGAGGAGAAAAATTAACTATCCTAGCAAGTTCGCGAGCTACTTTATTACTCTCTCTATATTACAATGATAATAAATTACATGATTAAAATCTGACGACATGAAATAGCAATCGTCAATAATTGCACTTGCCACCGAAGAGGAGTTAAAAACATGCCCCTTCCCCTCCCGACCTAGCCCTtcccccgccgcccccgcgcggcggcggggagggctTCCGGCACGGCCGCCCCTGAgttctccctcctccctcctcctcctcccccccccccccgcgcccgCCAGAGGGCCTGGCCGGGCAAAGCTcgcccgggccggcggcggcggggtcttCTGGTTCCCCCACGTACAGAGGAGTGGCGCGGGCCCTTCTCTTCGGCTGGGGGCACGGCGCGGCGTCGCCTGGCATGCTGTGGCGCTGGGTGGGGGCCGCGTGGCCGACGGCGCGACTGGTGGTGGTCGCGCGGGGCCCAGCTGTGGCGGCGGATCTGGCGTGACGGGGCTCCTGCGACGAGGGCTGCCGACGGCGCGGCCCGGCGGCCCTGGGCGTCGGGTGGCGGCTGCTGACAGCGAGGAGACCGGCGCAATAgcggcttggtggcggtggtggcggtgTGTGCCGGTCGGATCTGGCGATTTCCGGTGGGCGGCGCGGGTTGGGGCACTGGCCCGGCGTGGCTGCTGCTCTGGCTATGGGCGGTGGCGGCGAGGCGGCTCAGCCCTCTGGTGGAGGCTTCCATTCATCGCGCCGGCACCACGGCGGCTCGGCGGGTTGCCTGCGGCGACGGCGGCTGGATTTCTGGCATCCGTTCGTTTGTAGGCGGCCTGATTCGACCTTCGAGCCATCTTCGCGATGTCCGGCCGCTATCTTCGTCAAAGGGCTGGCCCTTCCCCGCAGCGGTCCATCACCCGTCTCGCACCTGGCAGCAAGACCGAGATCGTCTCGCGCCCGGCAGTAGGACTGACCTCGTCTCGCACCCGACAGCAGGACCGAGCTCATCTCGTGCCCGGCGGCAGGACCATGCTCGTCTCGCACCCGCCAGCAGGACCGAGCTTGTCTCGCGCCTGGTGTCGCAGAACGGGTCGATGAAGGCCAAGTTTGGCCGGCCT contains:
- the LOC125541035 gene encoding uncharacterized protein LOC125541035, with translation MAVADAVLPSPPLPPPPPPPPARIVVVVLALVHLALAPMLALGRALCVAAGALPYLGFGVAWVISAATAGQVVASRAWGESSAQFVFLQAIMYWGLKVLIYSILVLVALLVLLMCVAYVIALVSGSTSAFKKSASGAFTRESVADMFRLPRTAVLGYVADVAFFLLMVAGLLVAMLSPHVEGSISQGEMVASVIIDVALFGMHATACFVIIPALVLSVWRGGQADRKAPSQFC